The following is a genomic window from Variovorax paradoxus.
GGCTTGCGGATGTCGTCGCATGCCGTGTGGAAGCTGCTGCGCGAGCGCAGCCTGAAAGCCGGTTTGGCGGCACCGGTGCATCCGCACATGCTGCGGCACTCGTTTGCGAGCCACGTGCTGCAGTCGAGCAGCGACCTGCGGGCCGTGCAAGAGCTGCTGGGCCACGCCAACATTGCCACCACGCAGATCTATACCCGGCTGGATTTTCAGCACCTGGCCAAGGCCTATGACGCGGCCCATCCGCGCGCGCAGGCCCGCCCCGAGGGCGCGCGCGCCAAGCCCAGAAAAGACGATTCCAACAAATGAAAACCCTCCGCCTCAAGCCCGGCAAAGAGCGCTCGCTGCAGCGCCGCCACCCCTGGATCTTCGAATCCGCCATTGCACGCGGCGGTGCTGATTCCGGCGAAACGGTGCGCGTCGAATCTCATGACGGCGCCTTCCTGGCCTGGGCCGCTTTCAGCCCGATTTCGAAGATTCGCGCACGGGCCTGGAGCTTTGTCGAAACGCAGCGCATCGACGCCGCCTTTCTGGCCTCGGTGTGCGCCCGCGCGGTGGCGGCCCGGGGGCTGTTCGACCTGCATAGCGACGGTGTGCGGCTGATCCACGGCGAGGCCGACGGGCTGCCGGGCCTCATCGTCGACCGCTATGGCGACACGCTGGTGGCGCAGTTCCTCTCGACCGGCGTCGAGCGCTGGAAGGCCACCATTGCCGATGCGCTGCTCGAGGCGACCGGCCTCCACAAGCTCTACGAGCGCTCCGACGCCAGCGGGCGCGAGCGCGAGGGCCTGAAGCCCGTCACGGGTTGGCTGCGCGGGGAGGGCGCCACCGAAATGACGATTCGCGAGCATGGCTGGAAGCTGTCGCTCGACATTGCGACGGGCCACAAGACCGGCTTCTACCTCGACCAGCGCGACAGCCGCCAGCGCTTTGCCGAGCTGGCGCAGCACCGGCGCTTCAGGCGGGTGCTCAACTGCTTTTGCTATACCGGCGGCTTTACCGTAGCGGCGCTCGCGGGGCTGCAGGCCGCGGGCGCAATGGATGGCGCGGAGCTGGTGTCGGTCGATTCGTCGCAGCCCGCGCTCGAGAAGGCGCGGGCCAATCTGGCGCTGAACGGCTTCGGCGGCGAGGGTTCGGGCGTGAAGGCCGAATTCCTGGACGCCAACGTCAATACCGTGCTGCGCGAGTTCATCGAACAGGGCCGCACCTTCGACGCCATCGTGCTCGACCCGCCCAAGTTTGCGCCCACCGCCGCCCATGCCGATCGCGCGGCCCGCGCCTACAAGGACATCAACCGGCTGGCGCTCAAACTGCTGGAGCCCGGCGGAGTGCTGCTCACTTTTTCGTGTTCGGGCGGCATCAGCGCCGACCTTTTTCACAAAATAGTGGCTTCGGCGGGCATCGACGCCCAAGTTGACGGCTACATCAGCGAACGCCTCGGTGCGGCGCCCGATCATCCCATGACCATCGAATTTCCCGAAGGCGAATACCTCAAGGGCCTGGTGGTGGTGAAAAAGCCGGCTTGACCCCGCGGCAACGCAACTGAGTGGCATTGGCTAAACTGCCTCTCCAGTTTTCCTTCTTCCCAGATTTCCGCCTTCGGAGCACACCATGGCCCTTATTCCCGCCACCATCCTTACCGGCTTTCTAGGCTCGGGCAAGACCACGCTGCTCAAGCGCATCCTGACGGAGGCCCACGGCCAGAAGATCGCTGTCATCGAGAACGAGTTCGGCGAAGAGAACATCGACAGCGACATTCTGGTGACCGAATCGAAAGAGCAGATCGTGCAGATGAGCAATGGCTGCGTCTGCTGCACCATTCGCGAAGACCTGCGCGAGGCGCTCCAGCTGCTGGCCGCCAAGAAGCGCCAGGGCCTGCTCGACTTCGACCGCGTGGTGATCGAGACCACCGGCCTGGCCGATCCCGGCCCCGTGGCACAGACTTTTTTCATGGACGACGAAATTGCCGAAAGCTATTTGCTCGACTCCATCCTGACGCTGGTCGATGCCAAGCATGCGCCGCAGCAGCTGAACGACCGCCAGGAAGCGCGCCGCCAGGTGGGTTTTGCCGACCAGATCTTCATCAGCAAGAGCGAGCTGGTGTCGGCCGAGGAAACCGAGGCGCTGATTCACCGCCTGAAGCACATGAACCCGCGCGCGCCCCAGCAAAAGGCGCATTTCGGCGATGTGCCGCTGAAGGACATTTTCGACCTGCGCGGCTTCAACCTGAACGCCAAGCTCGACATCGATCCGGACTTCCTGAAGGAAGACGACCACGATCATCACGACCATGACCACGCGCATGGCGAGCATTGCGACCACCCCTCGCACAAGCACGAAGGGCACGGCCACCATCACCACACGGACGACGACGTGAAGAGCTTCGTCTACAAGGCCGACCGCCCCTTCGACCCGGCCAAGCTCGAGGATTTCCTGGGCGCCATCGTCAACATCTACGGCCCGCGCATGCTGCGCTACAAGGGCGTGCTGAGCATGAAGGGCACCGAGCGCAAGGTAATTTTCCAGGGCGTGCACCAGCTGATGGGCAGCGACCTGGGCCCCGAGTGGGGCAAGGACGAAGCGCGCCAGAGCCGCATGGTGTTCATCGGCATCGAGCTGCCGCGCGAAATACTGGAGCAGGGGCTCGAGCAGTGCCTGGTGTAACGGCGCGCTGCCTGCACTGAGCCCAGCCAAATAAAAAAGGCGCTGCCCCGAGGAGGGGCAGCACCTTTTTTTGTTTCAGCCGAGGCTTACTTGCCGGCCATGCCGCCCAGCGGCTTGCCGTTGACCTTCAGGTTGCCTTCGCTGTATTCCACCTGGCTGGTGATGTCGGTGCCGTCGCGCTTGACGAAGCCCATGCCTTCGCCTTGCTCGACCAGCCCGGCCACCATTTCAGGCGGCGGCAGCTGGCCGCTTTCAGCGCCGGTGGCGGCAACCTGCTCCAGCCATTGCATCGGCAGCCGCACGCTGGCTTTGAGCACGCCGCGCTTCATCAGGAGCGCCATGCCGGGTTCCTTCAGGTCTTCGTCGGTCACGCCGACCAGCCCGGCCGTGTAGCTGATTTCGCCGCGCTTGCCGCCGATTTCGACGAGCATCTTGTCAACGCCGAGCTCGGGGTTGTACTTGGCCATGGCCTTGAGGTCTGGGGCGAGTTGGTCCATCAGCGCCTGCATGGCGGCCTGGGAGGCTTTGCCGCCGCCCTTGCCGCAGCCGTTGATGGCGGCCGACTGCATCCACGCGTCGGCCAGCTTCTTGTAGCCGGCGGCATGAATGCGGCGGCCGCCGCTGGTCATCTCGAACTTGTCGATCTTGGTTTCGCCGACCTTGCCGGTGCCCTTGATGGTGCCGATCGATTCGTAGAGCCCGTCCTTGATGTTGGCATCGGCAATCATGTCGATGTTCTGCAGCAGCACGGCGGGCAGGGGCTTGCCGCTGCCGCTGGCGCCCAGGCCCTTGGGCGCCGAGAACTCGAAGCTGTCGAGCCGGGCTTCGGTCTTGCCCGTGGCCAGGATCCAGCCTTCGCTCTTGTTCATGTCGGCCTTGCCGGCCAGCTTGCCCATTTTCAGGGTCACGCCGGTGCGGGTGTCGGTCAGGTCCAGGCCGGGCATCGCCAGGCTGTAGTTCACCAGGGTACGGGCGCCGTTCATCTCGGCGCGCATTTGCGCGCCTTGCCAGGTGAACTGTCCCTTGCCTTCTTCGGCCAGCTTGATCGGCGCCACCGTCAGGTCGGTCGCGTAGCCGCCGTTGAACGCCACCTTGGTGTGGGCGGTCAGGGGCTTGGCCTTGCCGAAGAGCTTTTCGGCTTCGGCCTGGGCCTTCACGTCGAGCACCAGTTCGCTGTCGATCGTTGCGGCGGCCAGGGTGCCGCCGGCAATCGGGCCATGGCGGATGGTATCGCGCACGGTAATGCGCACAGGCTTGAACGGCGTGCTCTCGGCCTCGGTTTCCTCGTCGTCTTCATCGCCCTCGGCGGGCTTGGCGACGGCGGGCACCTGCGCGGCGGAGGTGTCGGCTGCGCATCCGAACTCGAATGTCACGGTGCTGACTGCGCCGAAGAATCCGCTTTCGTATTTGCGGTCGATCACGCGCACCAGCGCGGTCTGCTTCGGCAACTCCTCCAGGGCGGCTTCGTAGCTGGACTTGACTTTGGAGCCCGCCCACCAGGTGCTGCCACCATAGGCAACGGCGATGGCTGCGGCCAGCGTGCCCAAAACTGCTTTTTTGCTCAAGATTTCTTCTCTTTTGTATGAATGATCGGATCGATCCGCTGGGCCGCTTGGGCTCGGCAGGTCT
Proteins encoded in this region:
- a CDS encoding class I SAM-dependent rRNA methyltransferase, producing the protein MKTLRLKPGKERSLQRRHPWIFESAIARGGADSGETVRVESHDGAFLAWAAFSPISKIRARAWSFVETQRIDAAFLASVCARAVAARGLFDLHSDGVRLIHGEADGLPGLIVDRYGDTLVAQFLSTGVERWKATIADALLEATGLHKLYERSDASGREREGLKPVTGWLRGEGATEMTIREHGWKLSLDIATGHKTGFYLDQRDSRQRFAELAQHRRFRRVLNCFCYTGGFTVAALAGLQAAGAMDGAELVSVDSSQPALEKARANLALNGFGGEGSGVKAEFLDANVNTVLREFIEQGRTFDAIVLDPPKFAPTAAHADRAARAYKDINRLALKLLEPGGVLLTFSCSGGISADLFHKIVASAGIDAQVDGYISERLGAAPDHPMTIEFPEGEYLKGLVVVKKPA
- a CDS encoding CobW family GTP-binding protein, with the translated sequence MALIPATILTGFLGSGKTTLLKRILTEAHGQKIAVIENEFGEENIDSDILVTESKEQIVQMSNGCVCCTIREDLREALQLLAAKKRQGLLDFDRVVIETTGLADPGPVAQTFFMDDEIAESYLLDSILTLVDAKHAPQQLNDRQEARRQVGFADQIFISKSELVSAEETEALIHRLKHMNPRAPQQKAHFGDVPLKDIFDLRGFNLNAKLDIDPDFLKEDDHDHHDHDHAHGEHCDHPSHKHEGHGHHHHTDDDVKSFVYKADRPFDPAKLEDFLGAIVNIYGPRMLRYKGVLSMKGTERKVIFQGVHQLMGSDLGPEWGKDEARQSRMVFIGIELPREILEQGLEQCLV
- a CDS encoding YdgA family protein, which gives rise to MSKKAVLGTLAAAIAVAYGGSTWWAGSKVKSSYEAALEELPKQTALVRVIDRKYESGFFGAVSTVTFEFGCAADTSAAQVPAVAKPAEGDEDDEETEAESTPFKPVRITVRDTIRHGPIAGGTLAAATIDSELVLDVKAQAEAEKLFGKAKPLTAHTKVAFNGGYATDLTVAPIKLAEEGKGQFTWQGAQMRAEMNGARTLVNYSLAMPGLDLTDTRTGVTLKMGKLAGKADMNKSEGWILATGKTEARLDSFEFSAPKGLGASGSGKPLPAVLLQNIDMIADANIKDGLYESIGTIKGTGKVGETKIDKFEMTSGGRRIHAAGYKKLADAWMQSAAINGCGKGGGKASQAAMQALMDQLAPDLKAMAKYNPELGVDKMLVEIGGKRGEISYTAGLVGVTDEDLKEPGMALLMKRGVLKASVRLPMQWLEQVAATGAESGQLPPPEMVAGLVEQGEGMGFVKRDGTDITSQVEYSEGNLKVNGKPLGGMAGK